A window of the Acidobacteriota bacterium genome harbors these coding sequences:
- a CDS encoding alpha-hydroxy-acid oxidizing protein, with translation MSEHYSRHQDAIYLAGLQGRRPELELSYQGLKEQARRKLRPSAYDYVAGGAGTEDTMQANEEAFRRWRIVPRMLRDVAERDLSVSLFEQTHPAPLLLAPIGVQGLLHEEAESATARAAASLGLTYIHSTAASTAMEEIASQAPHGPRWFQLYWPRDPQLTGSFLERAEKSGFTAIMVTLDTRYLGYRPRDLARGFNPFLRGEGLANYFSDPVFRAALPAAPEEDAEPAIRHFLENFSDPSMTWDDFKGLRQMTSLPLLVKGILHPEDAQIALDVGADGIVVSNHGGRQVDGAIGALETLPAIRRKVPDEIPLLFDSGLRSGCDLLKALALGADAALLGRPYAWGLAADGEEGVREVLLRLLADFDLALALSGFSSPAQLQASDLKREGAAAD, from the coding sequence ATGAGCGAGCATTATTCCAGGCATCAGGACGCCATCTATCTGGCGGGGCTGCAAGGGCGCCGTCCGGAATTGGAGCTGAGCTACCAGGGACTCAAGGAGCAAGCCCGCCGCAAGCTGCGTCCCAGCGCCTACGATTACGTGGCCGGAGGCGCGGGGACGGAAGACACCATGCAGGCCAACGAAGAGGCCTTCCGCCGCTGGCGCATCGTCCCCCGCATGTTGCGCGACGTCGCCGAGCGCGACCTCTCGGTGAGCCTCTTCGAGCAAACTCATCCCGCCCCCTTGCTGCTGGCCCCCATCGGAGTCCAGGGCCTGCTCCACGAAGAGGCCGAATCGGCCACGGCTCGTGCCGCCGCATCGTTGGGACTGACCTACATCCACTCCACGGCGGCCTCCACCGCCATGGAGGAGATTGCTTCCCAGGCACCCCATGGACCCCGCTGGTTTCAGCTTTACTGGCCGCGCGACCCGCAACTCACCGGGAGCTTCCTGGAGCGCGCCGAGAAGTCCGGCTTCACAGCCATCATGGTCACTCTCGATACGCGTTACCTGGGCTACCGTCCGCGCGATCTGGCTCGCGGCTTCAACCCCTTCTTGCGGGGCGAAGGGTTGGCCAACTACTTCAGCGATCCCGTCTTTCGGGCCGCTCTGCCGGCAGCGCCGGAGGAAGACGCGGAACCGGCCATCCGCCACTTCCTGGAGAACTTCTCCGATCCCTCCATGACCTGGGACGACTTCAAAGGCCTGCGCCAGATGACTTCCCTGCCCCTTCTGGTCAAGGGCATCCTGCATCCCGAGGACGCCCAAATCGCGCTGGATGTGGGAGCCGACGGCATCGTCGTCTCAAACCACGGCGGACGCCAGGTGGACGGAGCCATCGGCGCTCTGGAGACTTTGCCCGCCATCCGCCGCAAGGTTCCGGACGAGATCCCCCTTCTCTTCGACAGCGGACTGCGCAGCGGTTGCGACCTGCTCAAGGCGCTGGCCCTGGGAGCTGACGCCGCCCTGCTGGGACGGCCCTACGCCTGGGGACTGGCGGCCGACGGCGAGGAGGGAGTGCGGGAAGTGCTGCTGCGCTTGCTGGCCGATTTCGATCTGGCCCTGGCTCTGAGCGGATTCTCCTCGCCGGCCCAGTTGCAGGCGTCGGACCTGAAGCGGGAAGGCGCAGCGGCCGACTGA